A DNA window from Jaculus jaculus isolate mJacJac1 chromosome 1, mJacJac1.mat.Y.cur, whole genome shotgun sequence contains the following coding sequences:
- the Sfrp5 gene encoding secreted frizzled-related protein 5, with amino-acid sequence MRAAAAAGGARTAALALLLWALRGAPARGQEYDYYGWQTEPLHGRFYSKPPQCLDIPADLPLCHTVGYKRMRLPNLLEHESLAEVKQQASSWLPLLAKRCHSDTQVFLCSLFAPVCLDRPIYPCRSLCEAVRAGCAPLMEAYGFPWPEMLHCHKFPLDNDLCIAVQFGHLPATAPPVTKICAQCEMEDSADGLMEQMCSSDFVVKMRIREIKIENGDRKLIGAQKKKKLLKPGPLTRKDTKRLVLHMKNGAGCPCPQLDSLAGSFLVMGRKVDGQLLLMAVYRWDKKNKEMKFAIKFMFSYPCSLYHPLFYGAADSH; translated from the exons atgcgggcggcggcggcggcggggggcgCGCGCACGGCCGCGCTGGCGCTGCTGCTCTGGGCGCTGCGCGGGGCCCCGGCGCGCGGCCAGGAGTACGATTACTACGGCTGGCAGACGGAGCCGCTGCACGGCCGCTTCTACTCCAAGCCGCCGCAGTGCCTCGACATCCCCGCCGACCTGCCGCTCTGCCACACGGTGGGCTACAAGCGAATGCGGCTGCCCAACCTgctggagcacgagagcctggcCGAGGTGAAGCAGCAGGCGAGCAGCTGGCTGCCGCTGCTGGCCAAGCGCTGCCACTCGGACACGCAGGTCTTCCTTTGCTCGCTCTTCGCGCCCGTCTGCCTGGACCGGCCCATCTACCCGTGCCGCTCGCTCTGCGAGGCCGTGCGCGCCGGCTGCGCGCCGCTCATGGAGGCCTACGGCTTCCCGTGGCCCGAGATGCTGCACTGCCACAAGTTCCCCCTGGACAACGACCTGTGCATCGCTGTGCAGTTCGGGCACCTGCCTGCCACCGCGCCTCCAG TCACCAAGATCTGCGCCCAGTGTGAGATGGAGGACAGCGCTGACGGCCTCATGGAGCAGATGTGCTCCAGCGACTTCG TAGTCAAGATGCGCATCAGAGAGATCAAAATAGAGAATGGGGACCGGAAGTTGATTGGAgcccagaagaagaagaaactgctCAAGCCCGGCCCCCTAACGCGTAAGGACACGAAGAGGCTGGTCCTGCACATGAAGAACGGCGCAGGCTGCCCCTGCCCACAGCTGGACAGCCTGGCAGGCAGCTTCCTGGTCATGGGCCGCAAAGTGGATGGGCAGCTTCTGCTCATGGCTGTCTACCGCTGGGACAAGAAGAATAAGGAGATGAAGTTTGCGATCAAGTTCATGTTCTCCTACCCTTGCTCCCTGTACCACCCCCTCTTCTACGGGGCTGCTGACTCCCACTGA
- the Zfyve27 gene encoding protrudin isoform X2, with protein sequence MQTLEREGSGPEASPSVMSEAAPESPSAPAKSPTFDLFNLVLSYKRLEIYLEPLRDAGDGVRYLLRWQMPLCSLLTCLGLNILFLTLNEGAWYSVGALMISVPALLGYLQEVCRAQLPEAELMRRKYHSIRQEDLQRVRLSRPEAVAEVKSFLIQLEAFLTRLCCTCEAVYHVLHWKNPVVSSRFYGALLGMVCMLYLLPLCWVLTLLNSTLFLGNVEFFRVVSEYRACLQRRINPKQEEFAFASSLPQDAAGRGALPDSTPAPTPTDDLTPGSVEEAEEAEPDEEFKDAIEEDDEGTPCPAEDELALQDNGFLSKNEVLRSKVSRLTERLRKRYPTNNFGNCTGCSATFSVLKKRRSCSNCGNSFCSRCCSFKVPKSSMGATAPEAQRETVFVCASCNQSLSK encoded by the exons ATGCAGACATTGGAGCGCGAGGGGAGCGGGCCCGAAGCGAGCCCCAGCGTGATGTCTGAGGCTGCCCCGGAATCTCCATCTGCCCCTGCCAAATCGCCGACCTTTGATCTCTTCAACTTGGTTCTGTCTTACAAGAGGCTGGAGATCTACTTGGAACCGCTGAGGGATGCAGGAGACGGCGTCAGATACTTGCTCAG GTGGCAGATGCCTTTGTGTTCCTTGCTGACCTGCCTGGGCCTCAACATCTTGTTCCTTACTTTGAATGAGG GTGCGTGGTACTCAGTGGGTGCCTTGATGATTTCGGTGCCCGCCCTGCTGGGCTACCTTCAGGAGGTTTGCCGAGCACAGCTGCCGGAGGCTGAGCTGATGCGGAGGAAGTACCACAGCATAAGGCAGGAAGACCTGCAGAGAGTTCGCCTGTCTCGCCCTGAGGCTGTGGCTGAGGTGAAGAGCTT CTTGATCCAGTTGGAGGCCTTCCTGACCCGCCTGTGCTGCACCTGTGAAGCCGTCTACCATGTGCTGCACTGGAAGAACCCTGTGGTGTCCTCACG GTTCTATGGGGCTCTCCTGGGCATGGTTTGCATGCTGTACCTGTTGCCACTCTGCTGGGTCCTCACCCttttgaacagcacactttttcTGGGGAACGTGGAATTCTTCCGAG TTGTGTCTGAGTACAGGGCATGTCTGCAGCGGCGGATAAACCCTAAGCAAGAAGAGTTTGCCTTCGCGAGCTCCCTACCACAGGATGCTGCCGGGAGGGGCGCTCTGCCGGACAGCacgcccgcccccacccccacagac GACCTCACACCAGGCAGTgtggaggaggctgaggaggcCGAGCCAGATGAGGAGTTCAAAGATGCGATTGAG GAGGATGACGAGGGCACCCCGTGCCCAGCAGAGGATGAACTGGCCCTGCAGGACAATGGCTTCTTGAGCAAGAATGAGGTGCTGCGCAGCAAGGTGTCACGGCTCACGGAACGGCTCCGCAAACGTTACCCCACCAACAACTTTG GGAATTGTACAGGCTGCTCCGCCACCTTCTCGGTGCTGAAGAAGAGG CGGAGCTGCAGTAACTGTGGAAACAGCTTCTGCTCTCGGTGCTGCTCCTTCAAGGTGCCCAAATCCTCCATGGGGGCCACAG cccctgaagcccagagagagactgtgtttgtgtgtgcctcATGTAACCAGTCCTTGAGCAAGTGA
- the Zfyve27 gene encoding protrudin isoform X1, with the protein MQTLEREGSGPEASPSVMSEAAPESPSAPAKSPTFDLFNLVLSYKRLEIYLEPLRDAGDGVRYLLRWQMPLCSLLTCLGLNILFLTLNEGAWYSVGALMISVPALLGYLQEVCRAQLPEAELMRRKYHSIRQEDLQRVRLSRPEAVAEVKSFLIQLEAFLTRLCCTCEAVYHVLHWKNPVVSSRFYGALLGMVCMLYLLPLCWVLTLLNSTLFLGNVEFFRVVSEYRACLQRRINPKQEEFAFASSLPQDAAGRGALPDSTPAPTPTDDLTPGSVEEAEEAEPDEEFKDAIEETHLVVLEDDEGTPCPAEDELALQDNGFLSKNEVLRSKVSRLTERLRKRYPTNNFGNCTGCSATFSVLKKRRSCSNCGNSFCSRCCSFKVPKSSMGATAPEAQRETVFVCASCNQSLSK; encoded by the exons ATGCAGACATTGGAGCGCGAGGGGAGCGGGCCCGAAGCGAGCCCCAGCGTGATGTCTGAGGCTGCCCCGGAATCTCCATCTGCCCCTGCCAAATCGCCGACCTTTGATCTCTTCAACTTGGTTCTGTCTTACAAGAGGCTGGAGATCTACTTGGAACCGCTGAGGGATGCAGGAGACGGCGTCAGATACTTGCTCAG GTGGCAGATGCCTTTGTGTTCCTTGCTGACCTGCCTGGGCCTCAACATCTTGTTCCTTACTTTGAATGAGG GTGCGTGGTACTCAGTGGGTGCCTTGATGATTTCGGTGCCCGCCCTGCTGGGCTACCTTCAGGAGGTTTGCCGAGCACAGCTGCCGGAGGCTGAGCTGATGCGGAGGAAGTACCACAGCATAAGGCAGGAAGACCTGCAGAGAGTTCGCCTGTCTCGCCCTGAGGCTGTGGCTGAGGTGAAGAGCTT CTTGATCCAGTTGGAGGCCTTCCTGACCCGCCTGTGCTGCACCTGTGAAGCCGTCTACCATGTGCTGCACTGGAAGAACCCTGTGGTGTCCTCACG GTTCTATGGGGCTCTCCTGGGCATGGTTTGCATGCTGTACCTGTTGCCACTCTGCTGGGTCCTCACCCttttgaacagcacactttttcTGGGGAACGTGGAATTCTTCCGAG TTGTGTCTGAGTACAGGGCATGTCTGCAGCGGCGGATAAACCCTAAGCAAGAAGAGTTTGCCTTCGCGAGCTCCCTACCACAGGATGCTGCCGGGAGGGGCGCTCTGCCGGACAGCacgcccgcccccacccccacagac GACCTCACACCAGGCAGTgtggaggaggctgaggaggcCGAGCCAGATGAGGAGTTCAAAGATGCGATTGAG GAGACCCACTTGGTGGTGCTG GAGGATGACGAGGGCACCCCGTGCCCAGCAGAGGATGAACTGGCCCTGCAGGACAATGGCTTCTTGAGCAAGAATGAGGTGCTGCGCAGCAAGGTGTCACGGCTCACGGAACGGCTCCGCAAACGTTACCCCACCAACAACTTTG GGAATTGTACAGGCTGCTCCGCCACCTTCTCGGTGCTGAAGAAGAGG CGGAGCTGCAGTAACTGTGGAAACAGCTTCTGCTCTCGGTGCTGCTCCTTCAAGGTGCCCAAATCCTCCATGGGGGCCACAG cccctgaagcccagagagagactgtgtttgtgtgtgcctcATGTAACCAGTCCTTGAGCAAGTGA